GCATTCTGCCGCGCGTTCAAGCGCTGGATGGGCCTGTCGCCGGGCGCCTTCAGGCAGACCATCGCCTGAACACCAGGGACGCGTTGGTACCGCCGAACCCAAAGCTGTTGCTCATCACCAGCGGCAACTCCCGGTCTGAGACAGCTTCCCGCACCAGCGGATAGCCCTCCGCCCGTGGGTCCAGGGCTTCTATGTTGGCCGACGGTGTCACGAAACCCTGTTGCTGCATCAGCAGGCTGTAAATGGCCTCGTGTACGCCGGCAGCGCCCAGTGCATGGCCGCTGAGGGGCTTGGTGGCCCCCAGCATGGGCATTTCCTCACCGAAGACCTCGCGAATAGCTTCCAGCTCCGTAATGTCGCCGGCCGGCGTGCTGGTACCGTGGGTGTTGATGTAGGCCACCGACTCATCGATACCGGCCAGGGCCTGCCGCATGCAGCGGACGGCGCCCTTCCCCGACGGCGCGACCATATCGGCGCCATCCGAGGTCGCCCCGAACCCGACGACTTCGCCCAGTATCGTCGCCCCGCGCGCCTCGGCGTGCTCCAGCGCCTCCAGCACCAGCACGCCGCCACCGCCGGAAATCACGAAACCGTCGCGCTCGGCGTCGTAGGTGCGGGATGCCCGCCCGGGCGTGTCGTTGTAGCGTGTCGAGAGCGCGCCCATGGCGTCGAACAGCAGGCTCAGGCTCCAGTGGATGTCCTCGCCACCGCCGGCGAACATCACATCCTGACGCCCCATGGCGATCAGGTCCCGCGCGTGGCCGATGCAGTGCGCACTGGTGGCACAGGCGGACGTGATGCCGTAGTTCACCCCGGTAATCCCGAACGCCGTCGCCAACGAGGCGTTGATCGAACTCCCCATGGTACGCGGCACGCGATAGGGGCCGACCCGACGCAGACCACGATCACGGTGCGTGTCGATGGCCGACATCAGCTCCACGGTGGAGGCGCCGCCGGTGCCCATGACCACACCGGTCTTTTCGTCCTGGATAGCGGCGGGCGACAGTTGTGCCTGCTCGATGGCTTCCGCCATGGCGAGGTAGGCGTAACCCGCGGCCGGGCACATGAAGCGCAGGTGGCGACGGTCGATCTCCTCGGCCAGATCCAGGTCGATCTGCCCGCACACCTGACTGCGCAGCCCGGCATCGCGCGCCTGCTCACTGAAGCCAATACCCGGCGTGACGCTTTTCAGGGAATCCAGAACCTGTTCCCGATTGCGCCCCAGGCTCGACACAATGCCCATTCCTGTCACGACAACCCGTCTCATGTCGGCCTCCTAGAATGCATCGGTGTTGGTGAACAGCCCGACCCGCAGGTCCCGGGCGGTGTAGATCTCCCGGCCATCCACGGACAGACTGCCGTCGGCGATGGCCATGGTCAGCTTGCGGCGGATGACGCGTTTGATATCCAGCCGGTAGGTCACCCGCTCGTTGTGGGGCAGCACCTGGCCGAAGAAACGGATCTCGCCGGCCCCCAACGCGCGGCCCTTGCCTTCGCCGCCGCTCCAGCCCAGGAAGAAACCGATCAACTGCCACAGGGCGTCCAGCCCCAGGCACCCGGGCATCACCGGGTCGTCGACAAAGTGGCAGCGGAAAAACCAGAGATCGGGCCGGATATCCAGCTCCGCCTCCAGACTGCCCTGCCCGTAAGCACCATCGTTGGCATCGATGTGCGTGATGCGATCAAGCATCAGCATCTGGTCAATCGGCAGACGCACCTTGCCGGGAAACAAACGGCCCTGACCGCAGGCCTCCAGGGCCTGACGATCAAATTGCTTGGCTTCGATCATGGAACACCTCCGCTTTGCGCCGACACCGGACCGGCGCACCATTGAATGAGGTCTTCCACACTAGCCAATGCCCAGCTCAAACCCGTTGACCCGTCGTTGACGATCCTTGACCGAAAGGGGGCTAAAAGGTGGTTAGTTTTTGGCTATTGGAGGCGTTGTTGGGTTGGGTGTTGGCTTGTGGTGACGGTCTGAGTGTTGGAGCGAACGCTTTATCCTGCGAAGGATGAATCCTGAAAGATGGTCCGGGATTCGTTGGCGACTACCGTTTTATAGAATCCGGCTATTCAGGAAGAACTGGGATTTTTCCGGTTTTCTTCCATACTACTTAAATAGTCGAACGAACCCGCCGCAGTATAGAAGCCAGGCTGAGCTGAGCAGCCTACTGGAAAGGCCTTAAAGACTGCAGTTCGCCCTCCAAGTCGCTCGGAAAAACGCCTGAACGAACGCTGATCCGGACATGGGGAGGAGGCTCACCATGAGATCACAACGGCGGATTTACGCTGGGGTGGTGGGATTGAAGGCTTCTCTTTATGCCCTCCTGTTTCTGCTCTGTTCCATGAGCCCGGCCAGCGTCCAAGCCCTCGGCGATGACACCTTCACCCTCAGCATCGGGGGCTCGATATCCCGGTTCGATTCGGACATCACCGTCAACGGTGAAACCCGGGACAACAACGCCAGTATCGATATCGAGAACGATCTCGGTCAGGAAGACGACGTCGACTTTGTCTCTGTCAGGGCGTTGTGGCGATTCGCCGAACGGCATCGCCTGAGCGTGGAATACAGTCCATTTTCCCGGGAAAGCAGCACCATCCTGGATCGCGATTTCGAGTTCGAGGATACCGTCATCAATACCGGCGCCGACGTGACGACGGATAGCCGTTTCTACATCTACGACGTCAACTACATCTACAGCCTGTATAAATCACAGAGCATGGAGGTCGGGGTTTCCGCGGGCGTCTATTGGGTGGATTTGGACTTCGATGTACAAGCCAGCGGCGTCATTAGCGACTCGGACGGGAACGCCGAATTCCAGAATAACTACAGGGATAGCGTCAGTAGCGACATGCCATTGCCCCTATTCGGCCTTTATTTCGATTATGAGTTCGCTCCCGGATGGCAGCTCCGCGCAGCCGGTCGGTATTTTGAAGCGGATATCGACGACTACGATGGCCGCATTACCAGCATGCTCGTCGGTGTCGAATACAACGTCTGGAAGCCTCTGTCCATCGGCGTTTCCGCAACGCATTTCGACCTGGATGTGGGCGCCGACAAGGACCGCTTCCGGGGTGAATTCGGCTGGCGCTACTCAGGAGGGCAGCTTTACTTGAAGGCTCAGTTTTGAGGGCCTCGGAGCTGGCGCTACCCCAGTGGGTGTAACTGGGGCTCGTTCAGGATACCTTGTCTCCTGTTCCTGTTTTTCTCTCAACATTAAACCAGAGAGCCAATCACCAGAAAGAGAACAGTAGACGCCAAAAACAGCGCCATAGGAATCGTTGCCCATCTCTTTAAAGCAACGGGCACATCCCCGTTTTCATCACCGAGTCGGGCGGATATGGTATTTCCGTATCGCGGGATTCGCCGATAAACGAAGAAGCCAAACACGTTGATCAGTCTGAGCCAGCGACCGATGGGGCCGCTTCCCCAAAACCGCCGGACATTGTCCAAGTGCTTGCCTTCAGTCGCGATCTGCTCCTCTAACTCCCTCACTTTGGGAAAAACAACAATTTGCAGAAACAGAAGTAGAACCAGGGAAAAAACCAAACAACCTACTGCAAAAAGGATCAGCAACCGATAGATGTCCTCATTCACCGTTTACTGCCACGAAAATCATTTCATTCACACCCCGCCCCGTTAGGAGCTTGTTATCGATAGGCGCCGATCTTCCAGCCGCAGATGACAACTATGATGGCCAACGTGTAGATAAGGCTCATGGGAACGATTGCCCACAGCCTTAGACTCAAAGGCACAGACTGAGCCTCATCTCCCAGCCGAGCAGCCATTCTTGTGCCCAATCCCGGAATCGCCTGCAATGCAAAAAAGCTGAACACGTGAAGAAGCCTCATCCAACGTCCTATGGGTCCTGCTCCCCAGAGCCGTCTCACGTGATCCAGATACTTTCCTTCGGTGGCGATATAACCTTCTATATTTTTTATTTTCTTGAAGCCTGCAGTGATCATAAAACAGATCAACAAAAGACCCGTGAGCAACGAGCCTGCCCCGACAAAAGCCAGCATCGTTGCCATGTTATTACTCATCGCTCGTGGCCTCGTAGATTACTTCTCCAAAACTTTCTCCAGCATTGCTCATTGCATACCCACCAGCCGCCGATCCGGCCCCGCCAACGATAACGACACAGGCAACGCCGCCAACCGGAGTCGTTGCAATACCAAGGACTCCACAAAGAACGGCAGACGATCCACCAATAGCCCCGCCAAACGCCCCTCCGGCGACTCTGCCGGTTTCCATATACGTAACCTTCTTGCACTCTTTCTCAGGATTCTCGGCAGTGCATGCTTCCTTGATTCTCATCGCCGCTACAGATGCATCCAGGCCGATTGCCAAATACCCGGTGTAGCGCATGTACTTTGCGCCCGTCGCCAATCGGTCATAGTAAGTAGCGTAACCGGGAATATCACCGACGCCAGCTTGCTTCCAGTTGTGGACCAGGCTCTTCGTTGACACTCCCAGAGCCTGTTTCAACTTGGGAGCATCATCCAGAGATAGACCTTTGCGAGCAACATTACCGAGGGAAAAATCGAGGCGCTTGAAAAGCTTCCGGCGCTCGTCAAAAAATTCAGAGCTATTTAGATGACCATGTTTCTTAAAAGATGCCTGGTGCAGGCTTTCCAAGCTTCGTAGCGTATTATTAATCTGATCGATCTGCCTTGAAATCATGACACTGCCCGCGCTCAAGCCGGTTGCTGTATTCGACGTCAATGCCTCCAACAAGTCGTAATAATCCACAATAAACTGCGCTTCGTCTTCACTCAGCGATCGGACCTGTTCGTTGACGCTACTGGCCACTGACATCAAATCCGCTTCTTCTCGCGTGCATTCCTGGCCATCGGGATCACCCAGGACAATCATCTCCCCGGGCAGCGCCTGATCCCCCAAGTC
The sequence above is drawn from the Marinobacter bohaiensis genome and encodes:
- a CDS encoding porin family protein; this encodes MRSQRRIYAGVVGLKASLYALLFLLCSMSPASVQALGDDTFTLSIGGSISRFDSDITVNGETRDNNASIDIENDLGQEDDVDFVSVRALWRFAERHRLSVEYSPFSRESSTILDRDFEFEDTVINTGADVTTDSRFYIYDVNYIYSLYKSQSMEVGVSAGVYWVDLDFDVQASGVISDSDGNAEFQNNYRDSVSSDMPLPLFGLYFDYEFAPGWQLRAAGRYFEADIDDYDGRITSMLVGVEYNVWKPLSIGVSATHFDLDVGADKDRFRGEFGWRYSGGQLYLKAQF
- the fabB gene encoding beta-ketoacyl-ACP synthase I, with the protein product MRRVVVTGMGIVSSLGRNREQVLDSLKSVTPGIGFSEQARDAGLRSQVCGQIDLDLAEEIDRRHLRFMCPAAGYAYLAMAEAIEQAQLSPAAIQDEKTGVVMGTGGASTVELMSAIDTHRDRGLRRVGPYRVPRTMGSSINASLATAFGITGVNYGITSACATSAHCIGHARDLIAMGRQDVMFAGGGEDIHWSLSLLFDAMGALSTRYNDTPGRASRTYDAERDGFVISGGGGVLVLEALEHAEARGATILGEVVGFGATSDGADMVAPSGKGAVRCMRQALAGIDESVAYINTHGTSTPAGDITELEAIREVFGEEMPMLGATKPLSGHALGAAGVHEAIYSLLMQQQGFVTPSANIEALDPRAEGYPLVREAVSDRELPLVMSNSFGFGGTNASLVFRRWSA
- the fabA gene encoding bifunctional 3-hydroxydecanoyl-ACP dehydratase/trans-2-decenoyl-ACP isomerase; translation: MIEAKQFDRQALEACGQGRLFPGKVRLPIDQMLMLDRITHIDANDGAYGQGSLEAELDIRPDLWFFRCHFVDDPVMPGCLGLDALWQLIGFFLGWSGGEGKGRALGAGEIRFFGQVLPHNERVTYRLDIKRVIRRKLTMAIADGSLSVDGREIYTARDLRVGLFTNTDAF